A section of the Malania oleifera isolate guangnan ecotype guangnan chromosome 2, ASM2987363v1, whole genome shotgun sequence genome encodes:
- the LOC131149238 gene encoding scarecrow-like protein 14 encodes MGSFIPVLAGTHVPGDGFKSKENAFDLDFPASNCESEGRSVGNGEFSDTTFKYIKRMVIEDEIEQMLMEDDDTEHMVLDPLALRAAEKSFYEVLGLKYPASPAHPTLCNPNNFSTDHNSGNSKITAPGESDFQSTSKMPLSSSECLTGSFDGITNPCSVSRVFFPNAFTAGVSVTLQFKNQVEEATASLPFKNYTIIDFENYKLLPMSKDSNPEEENNERKNHPGEDIERTDIEGRSDKQSMVCVDEDELSKMFDRVFLCPDDRRKPLVCTSDEVSQDRRGKLLKHNELPCGSNARKSGGKKRKNRNQVVDLRALLVLCARAIAIDERGTVDKLLTEIRQHSSPFGDGYQRFAHYFANGLEARLVGTGFQIYTASRMQSFAHMLKIYQTFISACPFKRISFYFASHHILNLAEKGTTLHIIDFGISYGFQWPIVIQDLSARPGGPPKLRITGIEFPKSGLQPEKTVEEAGHHLVKYCKRFNVSFEYNAVVKKWETIQMEDLKIGKNELIVVNCLYRLDYLLDETSVLDSPRNSVLSLIRNINPHIFIHGIINGSCNAPFFVTRFQEALFHYSSLFDMLDANITPENQERLMFEKEFYGQEVVNVLACEGSERVVRPLTYKYWQVQNMNAGFRQLPLDRELVKTLRAKVESHYHKDFVIDEDGPWMLQGWKGRILLATSCWIPAQRS; translated from the coding sequence ATGGGATCATTCATCCCTGTTCTGGCCGGTACTCACGTTCCCGGAGATGGATTCAAATCCAAAGAGAACGCCTTTGATCTCGATTTCCCCGCTTCCAATTGTGAATCCGAGGGACGCTCCGTCGGCAACGGCGAGTTTTCTGATACCACTTTCAAGTACATAAAGCGGATGGTCATTGAGGATGAGATAGAGCAGATGCTGATGGAGGACGACGACACAGAGCATATGGTCCTCGACCCTTTGGCTCTCAGAGCCGCCGAGAAATCATTCTACGAAGTTCTGGGTCTGAAGTATCCTGCCTCACCGGCCCATCCCACTCTCTGCAACCCTAATAATTTTTCCACCGATCATAATAGTGGCAACAGTAAAATTACTGCTCCCGGCGAGTCAGATTTTCAATCCACTTCAAAGATGCCCTTGAGCTCTTCGGAATGTCTCACTGGGAGTTTCGATGGGATCACGAACCCTTGTTCTGTAAGTAGAGTTTTTTTCCCTAATGCTTTTACTGCGGGTGTGTCTGTAACATTGCAGTTTAAAAATCAAGTCGAAGAAGCTACTGCATCCCTTCCATTCAAAAATTACACAATAATTGATTTTGAGAATTATAAGCTCCTTCCAATGTCAAAGGATAGCAATCCAGAGGAAGAGAATAATGAAAGGAAGAATCATCCTGGGGAGGATATAGAAAGAACAGATATAGAAGGGAGGAGTGACAAACAGTCCATGGTTTGTGTGGATGAGGATGAGTTATCGAAGATGTTTGATAGGGTTTTCCTCTGCCCCGACGACCGCAGGAAGCCTTTGGTGTGTACTTCTGATGAAGTTTCACAAGATAGAAGAGGCAAGTTATTGAAGCATAATGAACTACCATGTGGATCCAATGCCAGGAAGAGCGGTGGAAAGAAACGAAAGAACAGAAATCAAGTAGTGGATTTGAGGGCTCTCCTGGTTCTCTGTGCACGTGCTATTGCCATTGATGAACGTGGGACCGTGGATAAATTGTTAACGGAGATTAGGCAGCACTCTTCTCCATTTGGTGATGGATATCAAAGGTTTGCTCATTATTTTGCTAACGGTCTCGAGGCACGCTTGGTTGGAACTGGTTTTCAAATTTATACTGCTTCTAGGATGCAGTCATTTGCCCATATGTTGAAAATTTACCAAACTTTTATTTCAGCATGCCCGTTCAAGAGGATTAGTTTTTATTTTGCAAGTCACCACATTTTAAATTTAGCTGAGAAAGGGACGACCCTTCATATTATCGATTTTGGTATCTCGTACGGTTTTCAATGGCCCATAGTTATCCAAGATCTCTCGGCTAGACCTGGTGGGCCTCCCAAGCTTCGTATTACAGGGATAGAGTTTCCCAAATCCGGTTTACAGCCAGAAAAAACAGTTGAGGAAGCAGGCCATCATCTTGTAAAGTATTGTAAGCGCTTTAACGTTTCATTCGAGTATAATGCTGTCGTGAAAAAATGGGAGACTATACAAATGGAAGACCTCAAGATTGGCAAAAATGAGTTAATTGTTGTGAATTGCCTATATCGACTTGATTATCTACTTGATGAGACGAGTGTGTTGGACTCTCCGAGAAATTCAGTTTTGAGTTTGATTCGAAATATAAATCCACATATTTTTATCCATGGTATAATTAATGGATCATGCAATGCTCCATTCTTTGTCACACGTTTTCAGGAGGCACTTTTTCACTACTCATCATTATTTGATATGTTGGACGCTAATATTACACCTGAAAATCAGGAGAGGTTGATGTTTGAGAAAGAGTTCTATGGGCAGGAAGTTGTGAATGTCTTGGCCTGTGAGGGATCGGAGAGGGTTGTGAGGCCTTTGACATACAAATATTGGCAGGTCCAAAACATGAATGCAGGGTTTAGGCAACTCCCACTAGATAGAGAACTCGTGAAGACATTGAGAGCTAAGGTGGAATCTCACTATCATAAGGATTTTGTGATTGATGAAGATGGGCCTTGGATGCTACAGGGATGGAAGGGCCGAATTTTGCTTGCCACCTCTTGTTGGATTCCTGCACAAAGGTCTTGA